The genome window GTTCACGAATCTCCTCAGTAGCAAAACGATTTGGGGAGTTTAGCAAAGGAGCAAAAGCACCTATGGCAACACGAATCTATATCTTTGATACCACACTGCGCGATGGGGAGCAGTCGCCAGGCGCCTCCCTCAACGTCGCCGAAAAGCTGGAGATAGCCAAACAACTGGAGCGCCTCGGTGTGGACGTTATCGAGGCCGGTTTTCCCATATCCTCACCCGGTGACTTTCAAGCGGTTCAGGAGATAAGCCGCACCGTACGAGGCTGTACGATCTGCGGCCTCACGCGCGCGGTGGAGAAGGACATTGATGTCGCTGCGGAGGCGCTGCGTGAAGCGGCGCATCCGCGTATCCACACCGGCCTCGGCGTCTCTGACATTCACCTGAAGTATAAACTGCGAATGAGCCGCGAAGCGGCCATGGAGCGTGGCGTGCAGGCCGTGCGACATGCCCGTCGCTATGTGGCTGAGGTGGAGTACTTTCTGGAAGACTCGGGGCGAGCCGATCGGGACTATCTGTGCCAGGTGATCGAAGCCGTGATTAACGCCGGTGCGAGCGTCATCAACATTCCGGACACCACAGGCTACTCGACACCGGAAGAGTATGGCGGCCTCATTCGATACGTGATGGAGCATGTGCCGAACATTGATAAGGCCATCGTGAGCGTGCACTGTCATGATGACCTCGGCCTCGCGGTTGCCAACTCATTGGCGGGCATTCAAAATGGCGCGCGGCAGATCGAATGCACGATCAACGGTATCGGCGAGCGGGCTGGCAACACCTCTCTCGAAGAGGTGGTGATGGCCATAAAGGTGCGTGCCGACCGCTATCCTTTTGAAACAGGCATCGTGACGCAGGAGCTATATAAAACGAGTCGAATGGTGAGCACAGCCACCGGTATCCTCGTTCAACCGAATAAGGCGATTGTGGGAGCCAACGCCTTTGCACACTCCAGCGGTATCCACCAAGATGGTGTGCTGAAGGAGCGTACCACCTACGAGATCATCAACCCCAGCGATGTGGGCATTCAGGAGAGCAAAATCATCCTCACGGCGCGATCCGGACGCCACGCGCTTCAGCACCGGCTTAGAGAGCTGGGCTATGAGTGCAATGAGGAGCAGATAGATCGTATCTATGCGCGTTTTCTGGAGCTGGCCGATCGTAAGAAGCAGATTTACGACGAAGACCTCGAAATTCTGGTGGCAAACGAAACCAGTATGCTCCATCGTACCTATGAGCTGCTCCATGTGCAGGTGTCCTGCGGCGATAAGCTCATTCCCACCGCGACCGTCTCTATTCGAAACGAGGCCGGCGACGTGTTTACCGATTCCTGCCACGGCACCGGCCCGGTGGATGCGGTGTATCGAGCCATCAATCGGATAGTGAACGAGCCCAACGAGCTGATCGAGTTCAGCGTCCAGGCTGTGACACAAGGCATTGATGCGTTGGCCGATGTCACCATTCGTATACGCCGTGATAACGATATCTACACCGGCCGCGGGGCCGATAGCGATATCGTGGTGGCGAGTGCAAAGGCCTATATGCACGCTCTCAATAAGCTGGTCGACCGGACCTCTCACGCAAGCCGTAAAGAGAGCGTTCTTCAACACCCCTAACCGACATAGGGGATGAGGTTTGGAGCGGAACAGGGAAGGGAACTGCTTTCCTGTTTCGTTTTTAATTTGGATTGGGTTTCATGAAAGATGCTGTTTTTTAAAACCAAGAGGGAGGCAGAGAATGACCGGCAACCAAGAGCCCGGTGGTCAGCCAACTTTGCGCGAGCAGTTGGAGGTGGCAGGGCATCAGCTCGAGAAGAAGGTGAGGGAGCTGCTGCATGAAGGAAATGTACAGCACCTAATCATCAAGCACGAGGGGCAGACCATTCTCGAAATTCCGGTAGGCCTTGGCATTGCGGCCGCGGTGCTGGCGCCCGTGTTGGCGGCGGTGGCGGCTGTAGGCGCCCTGTTGACGCACTGCACCGTTGAGGTGGTTCGCAAAGGCGAATAAAGACCTAAAAACATCCCTGGGTGGGTGGCTTTAGGGGAGAATTTAGAAGCGGGCGAAACGAAATTTGATGAGCGTCCATATGGCAATGACGCCGTCGGTCCACCGAATTTTTTTGCCCTGTGCGATGGTTCTCGCCTGGTAGCGAATGGGCACCTCCACAATGCGATGGTGGCGCCGGATGAGTTTGGCCGTAACCTCCGGGCAGAACTCGAATCGACGGCAAGTCAACGGCAACGAGCGCAGCACCTCGGTTCGAAAGGCCTTGTAACAGGTGGCCTCATCGGTGAGAGGGGTGCGATAAAAGCTGCGAACCATCCAAGCAAGGAGGCGGTTGATGAGTCGATTGGCAAGCCGCATTTTGGGCATGCCGTGGGTGAAGCGTGATCCGTAGACCGCGCTGACGTTGGGGTCTGAAAAGGCCTTCAGAATAACCAGATAGTCTTGGGGATCGTACTCGAGGTCGCCGTCCTGAATGATGCAGAACTCGCCTTGGGCGTAGGGTAGAGCGGTGCGTATGGCGGCACCTTTGCCTTGATTTCGCTCGTGATAAAATACACGTACATCTGGAATTTTGCCCTCAACTTCCCTTTGTAGCAGCTCGCGGGTACCATCGGTTGAGCCGTCATCTACGATCAGTATCTCCTTCTCAACCGGCACGGCCAGCACACGGTCGAGCAGGGTAAGCAGCGTTCCCCGTTCGTTCATGACAGGCATCAGCACGCTAAGCACGTAGCGCGATGAAGAGGGAGTGACTTGGATAGAGGTGCCAAGCTCCTGAGCGCCTCCGTTCGATGATTTCATAAAACTGTGGCAAGAGACCTGCTCCCTTTCAGTGGGGGAGAGAAGCCGTCTCCTCCTTTCT of Chthonomonas calidirosea T49 contains these proteins:
- a CDS encoding 2-isopropylmalate synthase, with the protein product MATRIYIFDTTLRDGEQSPGASLNVAEKLEIAKQLERLGVDVIEAGFPISSPGDFQAVQEISRTVRGCTICGLTRAVEKDIDVAAEALREAAHPRIHTGLGVSDIHLKYKLRMSREAAMERGVQAVRHARRYVAEVEYFLEDSGRADRDYLCQVIEAVINAGASVINIPDTTGYSTPEEYGGLIRYVMEHVPNIDKAIVSVHCHDDLGLAVANSLAGIQNGARQIECTINGIGERAGNTSLEEVVMAIKVRADRYPFETGIVTQELYKTSRMVSTATGILVQPNKAIVGANAFAHSSGIHQDGVLKERTTYEIINPSDVGIQESKIILTARSGRHALQHRLRELGYECNEEQIDRIYARFLELADRKKQIYDEDLEILVANETSMLHRTYELLHVQVSCGDKLIPTATVSIRNEAGDVFTDSCHGTGPVDAVYRAINRIVNEPNELIEFSVQAVTQGIDALADVTIRIRRDNDIYTGRGADSDIVVASAKAYMHALNKLVDRTSHASRKESVLQHP
- a CDS encoding DUF4342 domain-containing protein codes for the protein MTGNQEPGGQPTLREQLEVAGHQLEKKVRELLHEGNVQHLIIKHEGQTILEIPVGLGIAAAVLAPVLAAVAAVGALLTHCTVEVVRKGE
- a CDS encoding glycosyltransferase family 2 protein — translated: MKSSNGGAQELGTSIQVTPSSSRYVLSVLMPVMNERGTLLTLLDRVLAVPVEKEILIVDDGSTDGTRELLQREVEGKIPDVRVFYHERNQGKGAAIRTALPYAQGEFCIIQDGDLEYDPQDYLVILKAFSDPNVSAVYGSRFTHGMPKMRLANRLINRLLAWMVRSFYRTPLTDEATCYKAFRTEVLRSLPLTCRRFEFCPEVTAKLIRRHHRIVEVPIRYQARTIAQGKKIRWTDGVIAIWTLIKFRFARF